DNA from Ruficoccus amylovorans:
GTCCCACGTTTACCAGGGTCGAGACGTTCTCCCCAACTGCGACCGGGCACGTTGAAATCAGCATCGCGGTAGCGCGGATTCAACCCGGCCAGCGACCATACGCCAGGGATTTCCTCCGGCTCAATCCCATCTACGGCAAAGCCCTCGCCCGGACTCGCCTGGTCCAGCCACTGCCCCGTCCAGAAATAATCATGGGTGCGCCCACCTTCGGCGCGGAAGAAATCCAGGTAATAGAACTCCTCGTCGGAAACATCCACCATCCACAGCAAGCGACGGTACTCGCTCATATCGGGAGCAATGCGGTCCTGCCAAAGATACGGGTTCGACATTTCCACCAATTGTGCCGACAGCCCCATGTCCTTGGTCACCCAGCCTTGCAGGCTGGCCGGAGGGGCGTTCTTGGCCGGATAGTCCGGGGCCGGGAGATCTTCGTTCACCACCAGCGTCCAGTGCGAGGCGGGCTTGATCGCCCACCCGCGGTGAGCGGGACTGCCCGCCGCCGGGTAGCCGTAGATACCGGTCAGGTTCATTCCCTTTGCGTAGAGAATCAGGCCCAACTGGTCGTCGTGCCCGTGGCTGTAGTGCACGCTCCCGGAGAGAAAAGCCGCGCGGTGGTCCTCACCTTCGCCACTGCGCACGAGGGCAATCATCTTGGCGGGCAAGAGGTCGGAAGAATCCTGCAGGAGCGAGTCCTTCATCTCCGGCTCCTCATGCGGTCGCTCCGGCTCAATCCATTGGCTCATGCCCATCTCATAAACATTGCCCAGGGTCGGCTCGCTACGCACCTCTTCCGGCAGGCTCCAGTAGCGCTCGGAAATCTGCTCCTTCCACTCCTCGTTGTCCGTCTGCCAATACAACAGCCGGGCGAAGGAACACCACAGGCGGGGGTCCCACTCGCGCACTTCGCCGGGGAGCACGAGACGGTCTTCCCACATGTCGCCGAAGGCGATCATGCGCCCGCTGGCCATCATGCGGTACTTCATGAGGAAGGCGGCCGAGTACCAGCTCGGGTCGTTGCCAAACTTGAGCGCGAAGGGGTAATCCTCCGGCTTCGGGTAGAGCTGCGGGTCCGGGTAGTTGGAGGGATCGTAATTCGACAGCGGCAGCATCAGCGTGGCCGCGTAGTTCACCCCCACGCGCTCGTAGCCACCGGCATTTTCATAGTACTGTCCATCGCGGTTGAGCGTCTGTTCGAGCCAGACGACAAGCACATCGATCCCCTCGCGAATCATCTCGGGATTACCGAAGAGAACGCCCTGCGCCAATTCGTTCGCGTAGAGAATCGTCGTGTGATTATAAAGCGTGTGACGGGTCTCCTTATAGTTCAGTTCGTAGACATCGAAGTACTGGTCACGTATTTTCTCGAACACCGTCCGCCCACTACCGTCTCCGGCGGACTGGGACGCGCGGCTCACGTTCCCGAGCAAGTCGAGCGCGAAGACAGTGTTCAACGTCCTTGAGTTAGCATGATTCCCCGAGTAACACAGGAAGTTCTTGTTCTCCTTACCGTAGGAAAAGCCGTCGATCGCCCCTTGCTCGGGGGAGCGTTGAGCAACCAATGTCGCCAACTCGTCAAGGATTAACAAGGCCCGGTCAGCCACCGCCGGATCGCCACTGAGCATGTAGGCCAAAGACAGTGTATCGACAGCGTCATGCATCTGGTCGATGATCCAGCTGTTCCAAACGCCCTTGAAATAAAAACGCTTCTGGTCCGATGGCCTCACCCAACCGTCGCCCGCGTCATAATACTCTTCACCGGGTCCAGCCGCGCCGTAAATATCCCCCGTGTACGGGGAGCGCACCGTCCCCGGACGATCCAGGCTGCACATGCCCCCGCTCCGGGCCCACGATGGCCAGCTTTGTCCGGTCTTCGGATCTCCGGCATAGCCGACCGCCAGGACCGAATCGGCGGTTGGCACCAGTGCCCGGATTTCTTCGTCGCTCATGGCAAGCCACGGCTGCGCATTCTCAAAAATCTCCGCTGCCAGCAATTGTCCCCGCGTACTGTCGCGGGCGGTTTCGCGGACGGTTTCGATCCCCTCCGGGGTGTACGTCAGCCCCCGGCAGGGTGCAACGGGACGCTCCCCCGCAGCGGCGACTCTTAGGGAACTGGCCGCGGGAGCAGCGTCCCCGGCCCGCAGAGCGGGAGCGAGCACGCAGGCACTCAGCGTCAAAACGAAAAGACCTCCAACAAGGGGCAGGTAAGCAAAGGTTGGCTTCATAACAGCAAGAGGTTTAGTCATCATTGAAACAATAGGATCAGCGCGGGGTCGTTCAGGAGCCATCGCCCCTCATCCGAGATCGCACCAAGTGCCAAAAACGTCTGGCCGACCTTCACCGCGCCCAGTCCTGCTTTCGTAGTGAGCATGACCTGCATGTGGGCCGGAATACTCCGGGGCTTCTCAACGCCCGCGATGCTCACCGCAGGCACGCCCGCCTCAACGACAATTTCCCCTGCCACAATCTCTGGATAAGACGCCCACTCGGGAAGGCCTGAATCCTCATTCGACGATCCGGCGAGGACGAACATGGCACTCAGGCCCCCGCTTAGCTTATCACGCGGAACGACAACCGTCTGTCCCGATTCGAGATCGTCCACTGTACCCGCACTCAGCGTATAAACCGTCGGTTCCTCGCCCGTCCAGCGCACCGTCATCGGCACCGTCTCTCCATCCAGTTCACCACTGCCGACAAAGAGCTTAAGCTCGCGGTCAATAAGGTGCACCTTTCCCTCGAATAACCGGTTTCCGCCGCGCGCCATCGGGGCATCGGCAACGTAGCCAGGTTTAACTTCGCGGATATAGAGTTGCGCAACCCTCGTCATACGCCCGTCATCCAGCACCCCGGAGAAAGAAACCTTGTCACCTTTTTTCAAGATGCTGGCACTGACATCATCGTGGATCAAAACCTGCACATCATCGGGAAAGACCACTGTAAAAATTGAATTCTCCGAATAGGCGCTCCAGACACCATCACGAAACCCCAACTTGCCACGCAGTTGAATGGCACCGCCATCCCCAATCGACAGGTAGTCACCCCCTCGCGTGTACGTGCCCTTAAAAAGTCCAACGCGACCAGGAACGATCGTCCTGCCGTCCGCCGAGATGGTCCCGGCGATCTCCGCCGTATCGCCCCGCCTGATCTCTTGAGCGGTTCCTTCCCAACGGTAGTAGATATAATTCGGACGCGGAATTTCCACCGTCACATTCATCGCCTTCCCCTCATAAGAAGTCCTGCAGGTAAAGGTCTTCGCCTTCTCATCGACAGAAAGCACCGTACCGGAAAGCGACGTGCGGACACCCTCGCCCGCCATCGTCGTCGAACAAAATGGCAGAAGTAAAAACAGGCAAAACAGACCAGCTCCCAGGCAGATCACTTTCGTTAATGAACTCGGCACAGTTCGGAAAAATACTATTCGCATGAGGCAGGCAAAGATTCGTTTTTCACTGAGCTTTTCACACCACCGCCATCGTCTGACCACAGGGGGCAAGGACACGGGCTGGCGTCAGAACTAAAAATAACCAAATGGTTATACAATAGCATGTCAACCGATTTTAATCAAAAACATGAATACAGGCAACAATACCTCAGGCTATTATCCATTTTAAATAAAAGGCATCGACCTACTTTCTTGACACAACCCAAAATGTAACCAGTAGGTTATATATCGCCATTCAAGACTTAATCCAACGATAACTCCGTTGCGTAAAATCATCCTGCAACCAAAAGCTCAAGTCATGAACAACGCCCTCCACACCAAGCTTTCATCGATTCATTTTTTGACCGCCCCCTGGTACCGGACAGTGATGCTCGCGTTGACATTTTTCGCCTTCTTGCCTCAAGGAGGCCTTGTCCACGCGACCGAGAACTGCGAGCTCTCCGTCAGGACCAATAAGTCCGACGCAATCTACACGGTCGGTGAGCCGGTCATGTTTATCATCGAATTAAGCCCGCCCTCAAACAACCGCGTCGAGCCTGTCAGAGTAAACTGGCGGACCAGTGTCGATGGCCAG
Protein-coding regions in this window:
- a CDS encoding heparinase II/III domain-containing protein is translated as MKPTFAYLPLVGGLFVLTLSACVLAPALRAGDAAPAASSLRVAAAGERPVAPCRGLTYTPEGIETVRETARDSTRGQLLAAEIFENAQPWLAMSDEEIRALVPTADSVLAVGYAGDPKTGQSWPSWARSGGMCSLDRPGTVRSPYTGDIYGAAGPGEEYYDAGDGWVRPSDQKRFYFKGVWNSWIIDQMHDAVDTLSLAYMLSGDPAVADRALLILDELATLVAQRSPEQGAIDGFSYGKENKNFLCYSGNHANSRTLNTVFALDLLGNVSRASQSAGDGSGRTVFEKIRDQYFDVYELNYKETRHTLYNHTTILYANELAQGVLFGNPEMIREGIDVLVVWLEQTLNRDGQYYENAGGYERVGVNYAATLMLPLSNYDPSNYPDPQLYPKPEDYPFALKFGNDPSWYSAAFLMKYRMMASGRMIAFGDMWEDRLVLPGEVREWDPRLWCSFARLLYWQTDNEEWKEQISERYWSLPEEVRSEPTLGNVYEMGMSQWIEPERPHEEPEMKDSLLQDSSDLLPAKMIALVRSGEGEDHRAAFLSGSVHYSHGHDDQLGLILYAKGMNLTGIYGYPAAGSPAHRGWAIKPASHWTLVVNEDLPAPDYPAKNAPPASLQGWVTKDMGLSAQLVEMSNPYLWQDRIAPDMSEYRRLLWMVDVSDEEFYYLDFFRAEGGRTHDYFWTGQWLDQASPGEGFAVDGIEPEEIPGVWSLAGLNPRYRDADFNVPGRSWGERLDPGKRGTIRPIGIPGEAINIDSAWNPPPQNGYGFIYDVKEDVTDDNWSASWDLIDGRNTMRLTFVNNEEQEAIVARNPAAEVDRYHSMVVARRSGAEPLKSQFAALVEVAEDGQWPVLEAERIELDPAAGMGVRLTLDNGCTDTLLAGQSERSKLDDGEVRLVGARGFVRTGPDGDVREMLLHEGTFLEAGAFRLTFPEPNWRAKVIEVIPDDRHNRVVLDDSLPTGRILAGQPVMFSGDKGRAGPATLQDVTYMIEAVSASPKGSVLDFGSQRMVSSTVVVDTIEADGAVTSTWPNEILGGRYRDTGYYTGRKVAAAGDRSRSTVVESYPNRKKFYPHEGGLFKSGEKLEFYLVQDGDQARIPHVATLKQMGEGQWRLSSNAAVGIRIPVAQKAVLYASAGGTERKLAASANGFVECVVPVDWTVDGNMVLDLRPE